In Mytilus galloprovincialis chromosome 1, xbMytGall1.hap1.1, whole genome shotgun sequence, the following are encoded in one genomic region:
- the LOC143078556 gene encoding uncharacterized protein LOC143078556 — translation MDEEIPVTNFVLGEQFKTWDSFETKLKQYQDTNFIQLYKRSSKKNDSSIAKFANCEVKYCELLYTCIHGGRNVVSKSDGARPNQSYAKLDTEIRGKPYIRNGRQCDHTER, via the exons ATGGATGAAGAGATTCCTGTGACCAATTTTGTTTTGGGTGAACAATTTAAAACTTGGGATTCGTTTGAAacaaaactgaaacaatatcaagacacaaatttcatTCAGCTATACAAACGCAGTtctaaaaaaaatgattcatctatagcaaagtttgctaactgtgaaGTAAAATACTGtgaacttctgtatacatgtatccaCGGAGGACGTAATGTCGTTTCAAAATCAGATGGAGCTCGTCCAAACCAAAG cTATGCTAAGTTGGATACTGAAATCCGAGGTAAACCTTACATCCGTAATGGACGGCAATGTGACCATACTGAAAGATGA